From Dreissena polymorpha isolate Duluth1 chromosome 15, UMN_Dpol_1.0, whole genome shotgun sequence, a single genomic window includes:
- the LOC127860271 gene encoding mucin-5AC-like isoform X1: MDKNTLIRARLLFILLVYVLFVRSEKQMHVNQFEATNSCKYFGGLASFEYFNPAPGTKYIGNEPQKSLPASLTEELEDLNIAEGESVWISGSVNYSDFITWNSCVNAIDREYALYYRFQDNNIYKCWKICKRWKQWFGLQGGDCYCGFKELPGNSKYCRNDNFDRGIHVYKTVNRTLMNMTYQCTQVMYDTSSIYSSIKCSSKVRGICTNRVNATYSMSCPEENSANNMSANNTSTCIFNESRTWVGQRDNCFHHNGQLLSDWESGTESYAGLKLQYAIGLFRSFNTTRRNKGHCLTLTRVDEAYWIEPENCSQKLRFLCSRLEHTDLTSASSVNQLNFTSAAPTLTPDIRVLTSSKSSNTTITTSSKSPDVSIITSTISSDISKAMSTKYRDVTVAPSVSSIDVATSKSTNTPDATNAASIKSSDVSIETSSKSHDVSKHTSEKSIDVATTKSTKTPNASIAASTKSTDVSSVTSSKSHYVSKSTFETSIDVTTIAFTNSPDVVIATSTSSPNVVIATSTRSPDASTAMPTKSPDLTNTTSTNSSNATNTASTKSLDITNATSSKSTHYNIATSTKSPDYTITTSKTSPYVPIKTSTKSLNTTTAKTSHDTTTNSSTKSSYFTITTSASIQAYDSSKTSPDVIITTPAKSPATVTTTTPKSPDATLSTSTQSKDVTIKTFKKLPEATFTNSAKSPDATIITSTKSSDVSGVTSSKPHVGTITSSSDPPDVNIVTSTKLTDLTNVSFTYAAEVTSAPSTESSDVYNLSTSKSTAVIRVLSTKLDNFTSVSSTTSTNLTSKTSPKIHYGSDVASTKYDNTSLSSIKQMEITSVPSTKLTDLNNDMPTMSSKLLSVSSSRLHDVIKHTSSSSDDVTKITLLKSSDVTNITYTRQSDVDKTRVTPADAFVVSSEAYNILHPELQDGSGELISNIFTEDGITPSEPGNTPSNELPDGSGEVSFDVSLLTPTNVPVEPIETSNQDIDVSSLLKASTLMSTNVTELSFITSTTISLLSSVLSTHTSYVDTVTSKTVREFVNATTANVSDVSRVTSINLLEVSGDKSSNEREVSSVAKTNVPEVNIATSTSTPDVANTNVPEVTMLTSTITPDVANTNVPEATIVTSTSTPDVLNTNVPEATIVTSTSSPDVANTNVPEATIVASTSSPDVANTNVPEATIVTSTSIPDVSSLISMNAPSVSRLPSSNEHEASSVADTHASDASSMLYTNGPDLFVVTSHEPGMASVTSTNQPIVLNITSTSVQEMSNVTSTRLYNQNVTNKIQNDLSESKSSLDSDFLIVSIVCSIVFIFLAVGGIALFIKYRSSRTVSCCD; encoded by the exons ATGGATAAAAACACACTTATTCGAGCACGATTACTCTTTATCTtgcttgtttatgttttatttgtgaGATCAGAGAAACAGATGCATGTAAACCAGTTTGAAGCAACAAACAGTTGTAAATATTTCGGTGGCTTAGCCTCGTTCGAATATTTCAACCCAGCCCCTGGCACGAAATACATAGGTAATGAACCGCAAAAAAGTTTACCAGCATCCCTTACGGAAGAACTTGAAGACCTGAATATAGCGGAAGGCGAATCGGTCTGGATATCCGGCAGTGTAAACTACAGTGATTTTATAACTTGGAACTCGTGCGTCAATGCTATCGACAGAGAATATGCACTGTACTACCGATTTCAAGACAATAACATTTACAAATGTTGGAAGATATGTAAACGCTGGAAACAGTGGTTTGGCTTGCAAGGTGGTGATTGTTATTGCGGGTTTAAAGAGCTGCCAGGTAACAGCAAATATTGCAGAAATGACAACTTTGATCGTGGCATACACGTTTACAAGACTGTAAATAGAACGTTAATGAACATGACGTATCAATGTACCCAAGTAATGTATGATACCAGTTCAATATATAGTTCAATAAAATGCTCATCAAAAGTTCGTGGGATATGTACAAATAGAGTAAATGCTACATATTCTATGTCTTGTCCCGAAGAGAACTCAGCTAATAACATGTCAGCGAATAACACGTCAACGTGTATTTTTAATGAATCTCGAACCTGGGTGGGGCAAAGAGATAATTGCTTTCATCATAACGGACAACTTTTGTCGGATTGGGAAAGCGGAACTGAATCATATGCTGGTTTAAAGTTACAGTATGCCATTGGACTATTTCGAAGCTTCAATACGACACGTAGAAACAAAGGACACTGTCTGACCTTAACACGCGTTGACGAAGCCTACTGGATTGAACCAGAGAATTGTTCGCAAAAGTTACGATTTTTGTGTAGTAGACTGGAACATACAGATTTGACTAGTGCCAGTTCCGTTAATCAACTTAATTTTACTAGCGCTGCGCCTACATTAACACCGGACATTCGCGTGCTGACGTCTTCAAAGTCATCCAACACAACAATAACTACCTCTTCAAAGTCACCCGATGTTAGCATTATAACGTCTACAATTTCAAGTGATATTAGCAAAGCTATGTCTACAAAGTACCGCGATGTAACCGTTGCTCCGTCTGTATCGTCGATCGATGTTGCGACTTCAAAATCTACAAATACACCCGACGCTACCAATGCTGCGTCTATAAAGTCATCCGATGTAAGCATTGAAACGTCTTCAAAGTCACATGATGTGAGCAAGCACACGTCTGAAAAGTCGATCGATGTTGCGACTACAAAATCTACAAAGACACCCAATGCTTCCATTGCTGCGTCTACAAAATCAACCGATGTAAGCAGCGTAACGTCTTCAAAGTCACATTATGTTAGCAAGTCTACGTTTGAAACGTCTATCGATGTAACGACTATAGCATTTACAAACTCACCCGATGTAGTAATTGCTACGTCTACAAGCTCACCCAATGTAGTCATAGCTACTTCTACAAGGTCGCCCGATGCTTCGACGGCTATGCCTACAAAATCACCAGATCTTACCAATACAACGTCGACAAACTCATCTAATGCCACCAATACTGCGTCCACAAAGTCACTAGATATTACGAATGCTACGTCTTCAAAGTCAACCCATTATAATATTGCTACGTCTACTAAGTCACCAGATTACACCATTACAACGTCTAAAACGTCACCGTATGTACCCATTAAAACATCTACAAAGTCACTAAATACTACGACAGCAAAAACTTCACACGATACCACAACTAATAGTTCTACAAAGTCATCCTATTTCACCATTACTACGTCTGCATCTATACAGGCATACGATTCATCTAAAACGTCTCCAGATGTCATAATTACAACTCCTGCAAAGTCACCCGCGACCGTCACTACTACTACTCCAAAGTCACCCGATGCCACTCTCAGTACGTCTACACAGTCAAAGGATGtcacaattaaaacatttaaaaagttaCCCGAAGCCACTTTTACTAATTCTGCAAAGTCACCCGATGCAACAATTATAACGTCTACAAAGTCGTCCGATGTAAGCGGTGTTACGTCTTCAAAGCCACACGTTGGCACTATTACTTCGTCTTCTGATCCACCAGATGTGAACATTGTTACGTCTACAAAGTTGACAGATCTAACTAACGTTTCGTTTACATATGCAGCAGAGGTGACCAGTGCACCGTCTACAGAATCATCTGATGTTTACAATTTATCGACTTCAAAGTCTACTGCTGTAATCAGAGTATTGTCGACAAAATTAGATAATTTTACGAGTGTATCATCTACAACGTCAACGAATCTTACCAGTAAAACGTCTCCAAAGATACATTATGGATCAGATGTAGCGTCAACGAAGTACGATAATACGAGTTTATCGTCTATAAAGCAAATGGAAATTACCAGTGTACCGTCTACAAAGTTAACCGATCTTAACAATGATATGCCAACAATGTCATCCAAATTATTAAGTGTTTCGTCTTCTAGGTTACATGACGTTATAAAACATACGTCCTCGAGTTCAGATGATGTTACCAAAATTACATTATTAAAGTCTTCAGATGTAACCAATATTACCTATACACGACAATCAGATGTAGATAAGACCAGGGTCACTCCTGCGGACGCTTTCGTCGTGTCTAGTGAGGCATATAATATTTTACATCCGGAACTACAAGATGGGTCAGGCGAGTTGATCAGCAACATATTTACAGAAGACGGCATTACGCCTAGTGAACCTGGTAATACCCCATCAAATGAACTGCCGGACGGGTCAGGAGAAGTTTCATTTGACGTTTCCCTTTTAACGCCAACAAATGTACCAGTTGAACCAATCGAGACCTCAAATCAGGACATAGATGTGTCTAGTCTTTTGAAAGCGTCCACGCTGATGTCTACAAACGTTACTGAGCTTTCTTTTATAACTTCAACAACTATTTCACTTTTGTCCAGCGTGTTGTCAACACATACATCATATGTGGACACTGTAACTTCTAAAACAGTTCGAGAGTTTGTAAACGCGACGACTGCTAATGTATCAGATGTGAGCAGAGTGACATCTATAAATCTACTAGAGGTGTCAGGTGACAAGTCTTCAAACGAAAGAGAAGTGTCAAGCGTAGCGAAGACAAATGTACCAGAGGTGAATATTGCAACATCTACAAGTACACCGGATGTAGCGAATACAAATGTACCAGAG GTGACTATGTTAACATCAACAATTACACCGGATGTAGCGAATACAAATGTACCAGAGGCGACTATTGTAACATCTACAAGTACACCGGATGTGTTGAATACAAATGTACCAGAGGCGACTATTGTAACATCTACAAGTTCACCGGATGTAGCGAATACAAATGTACCAGAGGCGACTATTGTAGCATCTACGAGTTCACCGGATGTAGCAAATACAAATGTACCAGAGGCGACTATTGTAACATCTACGAGTATACCGGATGTAAGCAGTCTGATATCTATGAATGCACCGTCTGTTAGCAGATTGCCATCTTCAAATGAACACGAGGCATCTAGTGTGGCAGATACGCATGCATCAGATGCGTCCAGTATGCTATATACAAACGGACCAGATTTGTTTGTTGTGACGTCACATGAACCGGGCATGGCCAGTGTAACATCTACTAATCAACCGATTGTTTTGAATATTACATCTACAAGTGTACAAGAGATGAGCAATGTGACATCAACACGTCTATATAATCAAAACGTAAcgaataaaattcaaaatgatTTATCTGAATCAAAATCAAGTCTTGATAGTGATTTCCTTATTGTAAGTATAGTATGTTcgattgttttcatatttttggcTGTCGGTGGAATAGCTTTATTTATAAAGTATAGGAGTAGCAGAACCGTATCATGCTGCGACTAG
- the LOC127860271 gene encoding mucin-5AC-like isoform X2, translated as MDKNTLIRARLLFILLVYVLFVRSEKQMHVNQFEATNSCKYFGGLASFEYFNPAPGTKYIGNEPQKSLPASLTEELEDLNIAEGESVWISGSVNYSDFITWNSCVNAIDREYALYYRFQDNNIYKCWKICKRWKQWFGLQGGDCYCGFKELPGNSKYCRNDNFDRGIHVYKTVNRTLMNMTYQCTQVMYDTSSIYSSIKCSSKVRGICTNRVNATYSMSCPEENSANNMSANNTSTCIFNESRTWVGQRDNCFHHNGQLLSDWESGTESYAGLKLQYAIGLFRSFNTTRRNKGHCLTLTRVDEAYWIEPENCSQKLRFLCSRLEHTDLTSASSVNQLNFTSAAPTLTPDIRVLTSSKSSNTTITTSSKSPDVSIITSTISSDISKAMSTKYRDVTVAPSVSSIDVATSKSTNTPDATNAASIKSSDVSIETSSKSHDVSKHTSEKSIDVATTKSTKTPNASIAASTKSTDVSSVTSSKSHYVSKSTFETSIDVTTIAFTNSPDVVIATSTSSPNVVIATSTRSPDASTAMPTKSPDLTNTTSTNSSNATNTASTKSLDITNATSSKSTHYNIATSTKSPDYTITTSKTSPYVPIKTSTKSLNTTTAKTSHDTTTNSSTKSSYFTITTSASIQAYDSSKTSPDVIITTPAKSPATVTTTTPKSPDATLSTSTQSKDVTIKTFKKLPEATFTNSAKSPDATIITSTKSSDVSGVTSSKPHVGTITSSSDPPDVNIVTSTKLTDLTNVSFTYAAEVTSAPSTESSDVYNLSTSKSTAVIRVLSTKLDNFTSVSSTTSTNLTSKTSPKIHYGSDVASTKYDNTSLSSIKQMEITSVPSTKLTDLNNDMPTMSSKLLSVSSSRLHDVIKHTSSSSDDVTKITLLKSSDVTNITYTRQSDVDKTRVTPADAFVVSSEAYNILHPELQDGSGELISNIFTEDGITPSEPGNTPSNELPDGSGEVSFDVSLLTPTNVPVEPIETSNQDIDVSSLLKASTLMSTNVTELSFITSTTISLLSSVLSTHTSYVDTVTSKTVREFVNATTANVSDVSRVTSINLLEVSGDKSSNEREVSSVAKTNVPEVNIATSTSTPDVANTNVPEATIVTSTSTPDVVNTNVPEATIVTSTSTPDVLNTNVPEATIVTSTSSPDVANTNVPEATIVASTSSPDVANTNVPEATIVTSTSIPDVSSLISMNAPSVSRLPSSNEHEASSVADTHASDASSMLYTNGPDLFVVTSHEPGMASVTSTNQPIVLNITSTSVQEMSNVTSTRLYNQNVTNKIQNDLSESKSSLDSDFLIVSIVCSIVFIFLAVGGIALFIKYRSSRTVSCCD; from the exons ATGGATAAAAACACACTTATTCGAGCACGATTACTCTTTATCTtgcttgtttatgttttatttgtgaGATCAGAGAAACAGATGCATGTAAACCAGTTTGAAGCAACAAACAGTTGTAAATATTTCGGTGGCTTAGCCTCGTTCGAATATTTCAACCCAGCCCCTGGCACGAAATACATAGGTAATGAACCGCAAAAAAGTTTACCAGCATCCCTTACGGAAGAACTTGAAGACCTGAATATAGCGGAAGGCGAATCGGTCTGGATATCCGGCAGTGTAAACTACAGTGATTTTATAACTTGGAACTCGTGCGTCAATGCTATCGACAGAGAATATGCACTGTACTACCGATTTCAAGACAATAACATTTACAAATGTTGGAAGATATGTAAACGCTGGAAACAGTGGTTTGGCTTGCAAGGTGGTGATTGTTATTGCGGGTTTAAAGAGCTGCCAGGTAACAGCAAATATTGCAGAAATGACAACTTTGATCGTGGCATACACGTTTACAAGACTGTAAATAGAACGTTAATGAACATGACGTATCAATGTACCCAAGTAATGTATGATACCAGTTCAATATATAGTTCAATAAAATGCTCATCAAAAGTTCGTGGGATATGTACAAATAGAGTAAATGCTACATATTCTATGTCTTGTCCCGAAGAGAACTCAGCTAATAACATGTCAGCGAATAACACGTCAACGTGTATTTTTAATGAATCTCGAACCTGGGTGGGGCAAAGAGATAATTGCTTTCATCATAACGGACAACTTTTGTCGGATTGGGAAAGCGGAACTGAATCATATGCTGGTTTAAAGTTACAGTATGCCATTGGACTATTTCGAAGCTTCAATACGACACGTAGAAACAAAGGACACTGTCTGACCTTAACACGCGTTGACGAAGCCTACTGGATTGAACCAGAGAATTGTTCGCAAAAGTTACGATTTTTGTGTAGTAGACTGGAACATACAGATTTGACTAGTGCCAGTTCCGTTAATCAACTTAATTTTACTAGCGCTGCGCCTACATTAACACCGGACATTCGCGTGCTGACGTCTTCAAAGTCATCCAACACAACAATAACTACCTCTTCAAAGTCACCCGATGTTAGCATTATAACGTCTACAATTTCAAGTGATATTAGCAAAGCTATGTCTACAAAGTACCGCGATGTAACCGTTGCTCCGTCTGTATCGTCGATCGATGTTGCGACTTCAAAATCTACAAATACACCCGACGCTACCAATGCTGCGTCTATAAAGTCATCCGATGTAAGCATTGAAACGTCTTCAAAGTCACATGATGTGAGCAAGCACACGTCTGAAAAGTCGATCGATGTTGCGACTACAAAATCTACAAAGACACCCAATGCTTCCATTGCTGCGTCTACAAAATCAACCGATGTAAGCAGCGTAACGTCTTCAAAGTCACATTATGTTAGCAAGTCTACGTTTGAAACGTCTATCGATGTAACGACTATAGCATTTACAAACTCACCCGATGTAGTAATTGCTACGTCTACAAGCTCACCCAATGTAGTCATAGCTACTTCTACAAGGTCGCCCGATGCTTCGACGGCTATGCCTACAAAATCACCAGATCTTACCAATACAACGTCGACAAACTCATCTAATGCCACCAATACTGCGTCCACAAAGTCACTAGATATTACGAATGCTACGTCTTCAAAGTCAACCCATTATAATATTGCTACGTCTACTAAGTCACCAGATTACACCATTACAACGTCTAAAACGTCACCGTATGTACCCATTAAAACATCTACAAAGTCACTAAATACTACGACAGCAAAAACTTCACACGATACCACAACTAATAGTTCTACAAAGTCATCCTATTTCACCATTACTACGTCTGCATCTATACAGGCATACGATTCATCTAAAACGTCTCCAGATGTCATAATTACAACTCCTGCAAAGTCACCCGCGACCGTCACTACTACTACTCCAAAGTCACCCGATGCCACTCTCAGTACGTCTACACAGTCAAAGGATGtcacaattaaaacatttaaaaagttaCCCGAAGCCACTTTTACTAATTCTGCAAAGTCACCCGATGCAACAATTATAACGTCTACAAAGTCGTCCGATGTAAGCGGTGTTACGTCTTCAAAGCCACACGTTGGCACTATTACTTCGTCTTCTGATCCACCAGATGTGAACATTGTTACGTCTACAAAGTTGACAGATCTAACTAACGTTTCGTTTACATATGCAGCAGAGGTGACCAGTGCACCGTCTACAGAATCATCTGATGTTTACAATTTATCGACTTCAAAGTCTACTGCTGTAATCAGAGTATTGTCGACAAAATTAGATAATTTTACGAGTGTATCATCTACAACGTCAACGAATCTTACCAGTAAAACGTCTCCAAAGATACATTATGGATCAGATGTAGCGTCAACGAAGTACGATAATACGAGTTTATCGTCTATAAAGCAAATGGAAATTACCAGTGTACCGTCTACAAAGTTAACCGATCTTAACAATGATATGCCAACAATGTCATCCAAATTATTAAGTGTTTCGTCTTCTAGGTTACATGACGTTATAAAACATACGTCCTCGAGTTCAGATGATGTTACCAAAATTACATTATTAAAGTCTTCAGATGTAACCAATATTACCTATACACGACAATCAGATGTAGATAAGACCAGGGTCACTCCTGCGGACGCTTTCGTCGTGTCTAGTGAGGCATATAATATTTTACATCCGGAACTACAAGATGGGTCAGGCGAGTTGATCAGCAACATATTTACAGAAGACGGCATTACGCCTAGTGAACCTGGTAATACCCCATCAAATGAACTGCCGGACGGGTCAGGAGAAGTTTCATTTGACGTTTCCCTTTTAACGCCAACAAATGTACCAGTTGAACCAATCGAGACCTCAAATCAGGACATAGATGTGTCTAGTCTTTTGAAAGCGTCCACGCTGATGTCTACAAACGTTACTGAGCTTTCTTTTATAACTTCAACAACTATTTCACTTTTGTCCAGCGTGTTGTCAACACATACATCATATGTGGACACTGTAACTTCTAAAACAGTTCGAGAGTTTGTAAACGCGACGACTGCTAATGTATCAGATGTGAGCAGAGTGACATCTATAAATCTACTAGAGGTGTCAGGTGACAAGTCTTCAAACGAAAGAGAAGTGTCAAGCGTAGCGAAGACAAATGTACCAGAGGTGAATATTGCAACATCTACAAGTACACCGGATGTAGCGAATACAAATGTACCAGAGGCGACTATTGTAACATCTACAAGTACACCGGATGTAGTGAATACAAATGTACCAGAG GCGACTATTGTAACATCTACAAGTACACCGGATGTGTTGAATACAAATGTACCAGAGGCGACTATTGTAACATCTACAAGTTCACCGGATGTAGCGAATACAAATGTACCAGAGGCGACTATTGTAGCATCTACGAGTTCACCGGATGTAGCAAATACAAATGTACCAGAGGCGACTATTGTAACATCTACGAGTATACCGGATGTAAGCAGTCTGATATCTATGAATGCACCGTCTGTTAGCAGATTGCCATCTTCAAATGAACACGAGGCATCTAGTGTGGCAGATACGCATGCATCAGATGCGTCCAGTATGCTATATACAAACGGACCAGATTTGTTTGTTGTGACGTCACATGAACCGGGCATGGCCAGTGTAACATCTACTAATCAACCGATTGTTTTGAATATTACATCTACAAGTGTACAAGAGATGAGCAATGTGACATCAACACGTCTATATAATCAAAACGTAAcgaataaaattcaaaatgatTTATCTGAATCAAAATCAAGTCTTGATAGTGATTTCCTTATTGTAAGTATAGTATGTTcgattgttttcatatttttggcTGTCGGTGGAATAGCTTTATTTATAAAGTATAGGAGTAGCAGAACCGTATCATGCTGCGACTAG